A segment of the Leptolyngbya sp. NIES-3755 genome:
GCCATTCACATCCGGGCGACTCATACTGATTGAATTGGCGTGAATGCTTACAAAAACGGTCGCATTCGCACGTTGAGCAATATCGACACGCGGTTGGAGATCCAGATCGATGTCTGCGTTCCGGGTCATGACGACTGTGATGCCCGATCGCTCTAAGTTGGCTTGAACGCGCCGACTGATATCGAGGACGATTTCTTTTTCCTGAATTCCGCGAATTCCCACAGCTCCAGGATCAGGTCCACCATGTCCAGGATCGATTACGACGACGAGACGACCGTTCGGAACTGGAGGACGGGGAACTGGAGTCGGAGTCGGTCTCGGAGGAACCGGAGTGGGTCTTGGAGGAACGGGAACTGGAGTCGGAACGGGTGTTGGCGTGGGAGTTGTAGGAGGCACAACTGGGAACAATCCACGGCGTAAGGGTAAGGTCAATTGCTGCGGTGTATTTTGTACGATCTCGCCAAACTGTACTCCAGAAGCAGGAGTGAGCAAGACTGCGACATCGTTTCCATCTTGGCGAACTCGCGCTTGGATTAATGGACTGCCTGCGGGAAGTTGGGGTCCTCTGAAATTCGCGTCGGTCCGTGCCGATCGAATCAATACTCGATAGGAACTGGTTGCCCGATCCCATCCTGCGGTGTAGCTCAGCGGCTGATTGCCTCGAATAATTAACTGATTATTTGCACCCAGTTCGACCGATTGCACGATCGCAGTTTGTCCTGCTGGCGGTTGGGGGGTGACAGGCGTTCCTACCACAGTTTGAGGGAGCACAATTAATCCACCGGATGGACTTGCACTCGCGTTCCAATTACCGCTTTCAGGAGTCAGCGTTAGTGTTAATCGCACCGTATTGGCATCGAATTGAGCGATTTGGGCGCGAGAAACGCCGCTGACATTCACCGGAAGATCACGCTGTACTAAGTTCGGGGAAAGGGTTGAGTTGAAGATATCAATGACCATCTGACGACGATCGGTCGAACGAATCGATCGAACTGTGGGAGTTCCACCTGTAGTACGGAGGAAGAAGCCGTCCCCGGTTGCTTGAAGGCTTTGAATAAAAGTTCGTCCGGCTGTGGGAGGTGGCAATTGTGAGATCGGCGGTTGGGTGACTGGCGGTTGGGTGACTGGCGGCGTTCCAACACCGGAAAGCGTGGGAGTCGGCAACTGGACTGCCCATTGATTTGCCGCTCTGCCTTGGAATTGGATGCGGCTCGGATCAACGGTATAACCCGGTGCATATTCGACCACAATTCGGGTCGTTCCTCGATCGAACTGTCCGACCCGAATAGCGCGAACTGCACCACTGTAATTCTCCGTGACTTGCGGTCGTCCAAAGGTGACACCGGGTAAATCGATGACTAGGCGAGTTGGATCACTGAGGAGTTGCGCTCTCGGTTGGACTCCATCATCGGTAAAAAATTCGAGTTGATTTTGGGTTGGACTCAATCGCCAAGACTGTAATCGAGCCGCTTGAGCCGGAAAAGTCAATAGTAAAAAATAGAATGAACAGAGCAAAAAGTACGTCTGTAAATTAAATCTTTTATTCCATTTTTTTGCTCTGGTAGACTGAAGACCGCGTTCCAACTTTTCTCTCCTTGTTATGCGTTAAGCCGCTATTTTCGGCAATCATTTCAAGTTTTTTGATCCTCAGAATTGCAGCACAAAATCATCTGATTTCACCTACAAATTTGAGCATCAATACTGAATCTACGTCCTCTCTCACCCACGATCGATGAAGATCGATACAGCCAAGTACAAGACCTTGAGCCGATATTCATCTTTAGTTTTTCTCAACGAAATAAAGCAAAAATCAAGCGCATTGGATCGATTGACCTAATATCCTCAAGCTCGTTCCTGATATCTGGAAAATTTGCTCAATTTATGTGAGAAACGTGTCAACTCCTTCGATGTCGGGGACGCAAAAAAAAGCGATCGAGTTTCTGAATTCTGCGATCGAATTTCTTAGGAATAGCGGTTGCATAAAATTTTGAGCGTGAAACAACGATATCCCAAACCCAAAAAATCAAAACTTCTTCAGGTTTGGGCTAGAGCATTCTAGTACGGAAGGCTGGACTTCAACATACTTTTTTGCTCAGAGGTCATCGATGCTACTTAGGCTCGGTGTAGGTACGGAGTCAGTTTGGGGAAAGACGACGCGCAATAACGGCGGTGCAATAAAGGTCGTCAAAATCACCATGACAATAATCGCCGCTTGAAGCGCATCCGAGAGAATTCCCGTACTCGCTCCAAAAGAGGCGAACACTAGACCGACTTCTCCCCGTGGAATCATTCCCACTCCGATCGCTAATCGATTCAGTCCCGGTTGACCAACCAAAGTGAAGCCTGTCACCACTTTCCCCACGATCGCAACCACGATCAGGAAAGCCGACATAATCAATCCTTCGCGATTGGCAGGATCGAACGGGTTCAAAACGCTGACATCGGTTCTAGCTCCAACCACGACGAAGAAAACGGGCACGAGCATATCTGCGATCGGTTTAATTTGCTCTTCGAGTTCTGTCCGCTTCTCGGTTTCTGCCAAAATCAATCCAGCGGCAAATGCACCGAGAATCGCTTCTAATTGAATCACAGCAGCAATATCCGCCAGCACGAATGCGACAATCAGAGCACTCACAAGCAACTGTCCACGAGTTCTAAGCTCATTCACCAATTTCACAAACAGCGGACTCAATAATCGTCCAAGCCACAGACTCCCGATCAAGAACACACCGGCGCTCAGAATCAGGTAAACCACATCACCCACTTGAACTTCGCCA
Coding sequences within it:
- a CDS encoding cell wall hydrolase/autolysin (similar to AA sequence:cyanobase_aa:LBDG_31070), whose amino-acid sequence is MERGLQSTRAKKWNKRFNLQTYFLLCSFYFLLLTFPAQAARLQSWRLSPTQNQLEFFTDDGVQPRAQLLSDPTRLVIDLPGVTFGRPQVTENYSGAVRAIRVGQFDRGTTRIVVEYAPGYTVDPSRIQFQGRAANQWAVQLPTPTLSGVGTPPVTQPPVTQPPISQLPPPTAGRTFIQSLQATGDGFFLRTTGGTPTVRSIRSTDRRQMVIDIFNSTLSPNLVQRDLPVNVSGVSRAQIAQFDANTVRLTLTLTPESGNWNASASPSGGLIVLPQTVVGTPVTPQPPAGQTAIVQSVELGANNQLIIRGNQPLSYTAGWDRATSSYRVLIRSARTDANFRGPQLPAGSPLIQARVRQDGNDVAVLLTPASGVQFGEIVQNTPQQLTLPLRRGLFPVVPPTTPTPTPVPTPVPVPPRPTPVPPRPTPTPVPRPPVPNGRLVVVIDPGHGGPDPGAVGIRGIQEKEIVLDISRRVQANLERSGITVVMTRNADIDLDLQPRVDIAQRANATVFVSIHANSISMSRPDVNGLETYYFQSGLELARTIHRNVLQGTGIEDRGVRSARFFVLRRTTMPSVLVEVGFVTGRNDAARLSDSAYRQRMADSIARGVLEYLGRR